The Saccharothrix violaceirubra genome segment CCGCGCCTGGGCCCCGACCGACCGCGGTGATCGGCGACCCGACGGCGAGGGGGCGGGCCGCCGGGAAGTGCGGCGTGCCGGTCGTGCGGTACTCGACCGCGGGTCCATGTCCGTCCTCCTCGTCGGCTCCGGTGCTTCCCAGGCTGGTCCGATCCCGGTTGGGCACACAGAGTCGTTGGTCGTCGCGGGGGTCCCTGATCGGCCGGGGCCTACGGCCCTGCGGCGGCCGGCGGGTTGGCCCGGCCTCACGTCGGGGGCCGCCGGTTACCGTCCAATATGGACAATCAGCCGACGGCTCCGACCGCCCGCGTCGGGTCACCTCGGAACCGCCGGACACGTCACGTCCGACTCGCGGGGCGGATCGCCCTGGCCCAGGTCGTCGCGCGGTCGACCTCGCCCGCGAGCAGGGGGCCGGGGGTTCCTCCGACGTGGAACGACGTCGGCGCACCCGCGACGGCGAAACGCAGTCGACGCAGGCGTTTCGTGATCGTCTTGGCGGCCGAGCCCGGCAGCCACCCCGACTTGACCCTGGTGTCGAACGCGAGGGCGCTCACGGCACGGCCGGCGGGCGCGAGCGCGTCGAGCCACTCGCGCACGCCTCGTCCCCGTGACACCAGCTCGCCGGTCGCCTGGTCGGCGGCGGACTTGCGCGTGGCGGCCCGGCTGAGGTCGAACGCGTGCGTGGGCGCACCGACCACGAGCAGGTCGACGTCGCCGGGCAGCACGTCCGGTGCCTCCCCGACCTCCACGACGTCGACCTGCCCGCCTTCCGCCAAGCCCGCCCGCACCGCTTCGGCGACCGCCTTGGTGTTGCCGAACATGGATTCGAAGACCACCAATGCCCGTGCCATCGTCGGCACCGCCCTTCCTCGTCTCCGCACCACGCTGCGCCGCCCGCGGCTCCGTCGACAGCGGTCGACAGCCCTGTCCACCCGGGACCTCGGACCCTGCCCGGCGGACCGGCACGCGTGGACGCTCGAAGCGGACGGAGATCGAGGAGGAGACGATGAAGGCGCTCGTTCATCGCGGTCCCAGGCGGCTGACGTGGGAGGACGTGCCGGACCCGCGCACTTTCACCGACGACGTGCCCGGGATGGCACCCGGCCGGGCCCGGGGCAAGGCCGTCGACGGCACGCACGCGAAGTACGCGCGAGTGCCGTTCGCGGACGCGTCGACCGAACCACCGCGGACGGGCGGGACCGGGGTGCCGAAGGTGGTGGCGACCCGATGACCGCGGTGGAGGAGCGGCTGGACGCGTGGGCCGGGTTCCGCGGCTCGGACTGGCGACACGACATCGACGTGCGCGGATTCATCCAGGCCAACTACACCCCCTACGAGGGCGACGCCGGCTTCCTGGCCGGACCGACCGAGCGGACCGCGACGCTGTGGCGGAACCTGTCCGGGCTGTTCGCCGAGGAGCGCAGGCGCGGCATCCTGGACGTGGACGTGCACACGCCGTCCACCATCACCTCCCACCGCCCCGGCCACCTCGACCGGGAGCACGAACTGATCGTCGGGTTGCAGACCGACGCGCCGCTCAAGCGGGCCATCATGCCCAACGGCGGCCTGCGCATGGTCGAAGCCGGGCTGGCCGCCTACGGCTACGAGCCGGACCCCACCGTGCGCGAGATCTTCACCAAGTACCGCAAGACCCACAACGACGGCGTGTTCGACGCCTACACCGAGCAGATCAAGCGCGCCCGGCGGGCCGGGGTCATCACCGGCCTGCCCGACTCCTACGGACGCGGCCGGATCATCGGCGACTACCGACGCGTCGCCCTGTACGGCGTGGACCGGCTGATCGACGCCAAACTGGCCGAACGCGCCGCGATCGACGACGTGCCGTCCACCGAGGAGGTGATCCGCGACCGCGAGGAACTGGCCGAGCAGATCCGCGCGCTCGGCGAACTGAAGGAGATGGCGGCGTCCTACGGCGACGACATCTCGCGACCGGCCGCCACCGCACGCGAAGCCGTCCAGTGGCTGTACTACGCCTACCTGGCCGCGGTGAAGGAGCAGAACGGCGCGGCCATGTCCCTGGGCCGCACGTCCACCTTCCTCGACGTCTACCTCCAGCGCGACCTCGACGCCGGGCTGCTGACCGAGTCGCGGGCCCAGGAGCTGGTCGACGACCTGGTGATCAAACTGCGGATCGTGCGGTTCCTGCGCACCCCCGCCTACGACGAGCTGTTCTCCGGCGACCCGACCTGGGTCACCGAGAGCATCGGCGGCATCGGGGAGGACGGCCGGCCGCTGGTCACGCGCACCGGCTTCCGGTTCCTCCAGACCCTCTACAACCTCGGCCCGGCACCCGAGCCGAACCTCACCGTGCTGTGGTCGCCCGCGCTGCCCGAGGGGTTCAAGCGGTTCTGCGCACGGGTCTCCGTGGACACCAGCTCGATCCAGTACGAGAACGACGAGCTGATCCGGCCCCGCTTCGGCGACGACACCGCCATCGCCTGCTGCGTCTCGGCCATGCGGATCGGCAGGCAGATGCAGTTCTTCGGCGCGCGGGTCAACCTCGCCAAGGCCCTGCTCTACGCGATCAACGGCGGACGGGACGAGCTGACCGGCGACCAGGTCGCGCCGCACCGACCTCCGATCGCCGGCGACTACCTCGACTACGACGAGGTGCGCGCGGCGTTCGACCGGATGCTCGCCTGGCTGGCCCGCACCTACGTGGACGCGCTCAACATCATCCACTACATGCACGACAAGTACGCCTACGAACGCATCGAGATGGCCCTGCACGACCACCCCGCCCAACGGCTGCTCGGCTGCGGCATCGCGGGCCTGTCGGTCGTCGCCGACAGCCTCTCGGCCATCAAGCACGCGAAGGTCCGGGTCGTCCGGGACGACACCGGGCTGGCCGTCGACTTCGTGGTCGAGGGCGACTTCCCCCGCTACGGCAACAACGACGACCGCGCCGACGCCCTCGCGGTCGGACTGGTCGAGGACTTCATGGCCCTGGTGCGCGGTTACCCGACCTACCGCGACGCCGTGCACACCCAGTCGGTGCTGACCATCACCTCGAACGTCGTCTACGGCCGGCACACCGGCAACACGCCGGACGGCAGGCGCGCGGGCGAGCCGTTCGCGCCCGGCGCCAACCCGATGAACGGCCGGGACCGCCACGGTCTCGTGGCCGCGGCCCTGTCGGTGGCCAAGCTGCCCTACGACCAGGCGCTGGACGGCATCTCGCTGACCGCGAGCATCACGCCGGACGGGTTGGGCAGGGACACCGAGGAGCGGGTGACCAACCTCGTCGGCGTCCTCGACGGGTACACCGACGCCGGCGGGTTCCACCTCAACGCCAACGTGCTCGACCGGGACGTCCTGCTGGACGCCATGGCACACCCCGACAGGTACCCGCAGCTGACCATCCGCGTGTCCGGGTACGCGGTCAACTTCGTTCGCCTGACCCCCGAACAGCAGCGCGACGTGGTCAACCGCACGTTCCACGGGTCGCTGTGACGACCACCGGGACCGTCCACAGCTGGGACCTCGCCACGGCGGTGGACGGCCCCGGCACCCGGTTCGTGGTCTTCCTGGCCGGGTGCCCGCTGCGCTGCCTGTACTGCCACAACCCGGAGACCCGGTTCGCGCGGTACGGGCGGCGCGTCACCGCGGCCGACCTGGTGGACGAGATCGCGAAGTACCGCCGGTTCATCGAGGTGGCCGGTGGTGGCGTGACCGTCAGCGGCGGCGAACCGCTGCTCCAGCCGGAGTTCACCGCCGAGTTGCTGCACGCGGTGAAGGGCATGGGCCTGCACACCGCGCTGGACACCTCCGGCTTCCTCGGTGACCGGGCCACCGAGGCGATGCTGGCCGACACCGACCTGGTGCTGCTCGACATCAAGTCCTGGGACCCGGCCACCTACCGGCACGTCACCGGCGGCGAGGTCGGGCCGACCCTGGAGTTCGCCCGCCGGCTGTCCGACCTGGGCAAGCCGATGTGGATCAGGTTCGTCCTGGTGCCGGGCCTGACCGACGCGCCGGACAACGTGGAGGGCATCGCCGGGTTCGTCGCCACCCTGCCGTCGGTCGAACGCGTCGACGTGCTGCCGTTCCACAAGATGGGCGCGTCGAAGTACCAGGCCATCGGCCTGCCGTTCCCACTGGCCGACACGCCGACGCCGGACGCGGCGCTGGTCCGCCGGGTCCGGGAACAGTTCCTGTCCCACGGTCTGCGGGCATGATCAGGGCTGCTCACCGCTCGACGGCGAAACCGGTCCGCACGCCGGGCTGTCCGGATCGGCGACGCCTGGCGCCCCGGCACGACGTCGAGAGTCGTGTGCTCGCTGCCCGGGGCCCCTACCGCCGGTACCGACCCCCGGACATGTTCGAGCCGTGCACGACGGCACTCCCGGCGATGCCCCCGGGCCGCCGAAGCCGGCCCCGCGAAGGTGCCCGTAC includes the following:
- the pflB gene encoding formate C-acetyltransferase; protein product: MTAVEERLDAWAGFRGSDWRHDIDVRGFIQANYTPYEGDAGFLAGPTERTATLWRNLSGLFAEERRRGILDVDVHTPSTITSHRPGHLDREHELIVGLQTDAPLKRAIMPNGGLRMVEAGLAAYGYEPDPTVREIFTKYRKTHNDGVFDAYTEQIKRARRAGVITGLPDSYGRGRIIGDYRRVALYGVDRLIDAKLAERAAIDDVPSTEEVIRDREELAEQIRALGELKEMAASYGDDISRPAATAREAVQWLYYAYLAAVKEQNGAAMSLGRTSTFLDVYLQRDLDAGLLTESRAQELVDDLVIKLRIVRFLRTPAYDELFSGDPTWVTESIGGIGEDGRPLVTRTGFRFLQTLYNLGPAPEPNLTVLWSPALPEGFKRFCARVSVDTSSIQYENDELIRPRFGDDTAIACCVSAMRIGRQMQFFGARVNLAKALLYAINGGRDELTGDQVAPHRPPIAGDYLDYDEVRAAFDRMLAWLARTYVDALNIIHYMHDKYAYERIEMALHDHPAQRLLGCGIAGLSVVADSLSAIKHAKVRVVRDDTGLAVDFVVEGDFPRYGNNDDRADALAVGLVEDFMALVRGYPTYRDAVHTQSVLTITSNVVYGRHTGNTPDGRRAGEPFAPGANPMNGRDRHGLVAAALSVAKLPYDQALDGISLTASITPDGLGRDTEERVTNLVGVLDGYTDAGGFHLNANVLDRDVLLDAMAHPDRYPQLTIRVSGYAVNFVRLTPEQQRDVVNRTFHGSL
- a CDS encoding flavodoxin family protein, translated to MARALVVFESMFGNTKAVAEAVRAGLAEGGQVDVVEVGEAPDVLPGDVDLLVVGAPTHAFDLSRAATRKSAADQATGELVSRGRGVREWLDALAPAGRAVSALAFDTRVKSGWLPGSAAKTITKRLRRLRFAVAGAPTSFHVGGTPGPLLAGEVDRATTWARAIRPASRT
- the pflA gene encoding pyruvate formate-lyase-activating protein encodes the protein MTTTGTVHSWDLATAVDGPGTRFVVFLAGCPLRCLYCHNPETRFARYGRRVTAADLVDEIAKYRRFIEVAGGGVTVSGGEPLLQPEFTAELLHAVKGMGLHTALDTSGFLGDRATEAMLADTDLVLLDIKSWDPATYRHVTGGEVGPTLEFARRLSDLGKPMWIRFVLVPGLTDAPDNVEGIAGFVATLPSVERVDVLPFHKMGASKYQAIGLPFPLADTPTPDAALVRRVREQFLSHGLRA